In 'Nostoc azollae' 0708, the following are encoded in one genomic region:
- the cofG gene encoding 7,8-didemethyl-8-hydroxy-5-deazariboflavin synthase subunit CofG, which translates to MSPSTQNIVTYSPAYTLVPTYECFNRCTYCNFRTDPGKSPWLTIADSKSILQQLQSQNICEILILSGEVHPLSSRREDWFKLIYDLCALALSMGFLPHTNAGPLSFTEMQKLKNVNVSMGLMLEQLTPKLLNTVHRHAPSKLPQLRLQQLQWAGELQIPFTTGLLLGIGETEEDWWEGLAAISDLHHRYQHIQEVILQPHSPGSQQTFDAEAFNPLQLPEVIAKAREILPADITIQIPPNLVKDEGWLLACLDAGARDLGAISPKDEVNPDYPHLQEQRLREILQPAGWELIPRLPVYNQFNGWLVGELAAALRTPLEDANFYRK; encoded by the coding sequence ATGTCTCCATCCACTCAAAATATTGTCACTTACAGCCCTGCTTATACTCTTGTCCCTACTTACGAATGCTTTAACAGGTGTACTTATTGCAATTTTCGGACAGACCCTGGTAAAAGTCCCTGGTTGACTATTGCTGACTCTAAGAGTATTTTGCAACAACTTCAAAGTCAAAATATCTGTGAAATCCTCATCCTTAGCGGTGAGGTTCATCCTCTATCATCCAGGCGAGAAGATTGGTTTAAGCTTATTTATGATTTATGTGCTTTAGCTTTATCAATGGGATTTTTACCCCATACCAATGCCGGACCACTGAGTTTTACAGAAATGCAAAAGCTGAAAAATGTTAATGTTTCCATGGGATTGATGTTGGAACAGTTAACGCCCAAGTTGTTAAATACTGTCCATCGTCATGCACCGAGTAAGTTACCCCAATTGCGTTTACAACAGTTACAATGGGCAGGAGAGTTGCAAATTCCCTTTACAACTGGGTTGCTTTTGGGAATAGGGGAAACTGAGGAAGATTGGTGGGAAGGTTTAGCAGCTATTTCTGATTTGCATCACCGCTACCAACATATACAAGAGGTGATTTTGCAACCCCACAGTCCGGGAAGTCAGCAAACCTTTGATGCAGAAGCTTTTAATCCTCTTCAACTACCGGAAGTGATAGCTAAAGCACGGGAAATTTTACCCGCAGATATTACAATTCAAATTCCGCCTAATTTAGTTAAAGATGAGGGTTGGTTACTCGCGTGTTTAGATGCAGGTGCTAGAGATTTGGGGGCAATAAGTCCCAAGGATGAAGTTAACCCTGATTATCCACATTTGCAGGAACAGAGACTCAGGGAAATTTTACAACCTGCGGGCTGGGAGTTGATACCGCGGTTGCCTGTGTATAATCAGTTTAATGGCTGGTTAGTTGGAGAATTAGCAGCAGCACTTAGAACACCTCTTGAAGATGCT
- the psbA gene encoding photosystem II q(b) protein: MTTTIQQRQGANIWDRFCEWITSTENRIYIGWFGVLMIPTLVSAIACFVIAFIAAPPVDIDGIREPVAGSLLYGNNIISGAVVPSSNAIGLHFYPIWEAASLDEWLYNGGPYQLVIFHFLIGVACYLGREWELSYRLGMRPWICVAFSAPVAAATAVFLIYPIGQGSFSDGMPLGISGTFNFMIVFQAEHNILMHPFHMLGVAGVFGGSLFSAMHGSLVTSSLVRETTETESQNYGYKFGQEEETYNIVAAHGYFGRLIFQYASFNNSRSLHFFLAAWPVIGIWFTALGVSTMAFNLNGFNFNQSIIDSQGRVIGTWADVINRANLGMEVMHERNAHNFPLDLAAGDVAPVALTAPPING, translated from the coding sequence ATGACAACAACCATTCAACAGCGGCAAGGCGCCAACATATGGGATCGATTCTGCGAATGGATAACCAGCACTGAAAACCGGATTTACATCGGCTGGTTCGGTGTATTGATGATTCCTACCCTTGTATCTGCGATCGCTTGCTTCGTAATTGCATTTATCGCTGCTCCTCCCGTAGACATCGACGGTATCCGCGAACCAGTTGCAGGTTCTTTACTTTATGGAAACAACATCATATCTGGTGCAGTTGTTCCTTCTTCTAATGCGATCGGTTTGCACTTCTATCCAATCTGGGAAGCAGCTTCCTTAGATGAGTGGTTATACAACGGCGGTCCTTACCAATTGGTAATTTTCCACTTCTTAATCGGCGTAGCTTGCTACCTCGGTCGTGAATGGGAACTTTCTTACCGCTTAGGAATGCGTCCTTGGATTTGCGTAGCTTTCTCTGCACCTGTAGCAGCAGCAACCGCAGTATTTTTAATCTACCCAATCGGTCAAGGTTCATTCTCTGATGGTATGCCTTTGGGTATCTCTGGAACCTTCAACTTCATGATTGTGTTCCAAGCTGAACACAACATCTTGATGCACCCCTTCCACATGCTGGGTGTAGCTGGTGTATTCGGTGGTTCCTTGTTCTCCGCAATGCACGGTTCTTTGGTTACATCTTCCTTGGTTCGTGAAACAACGGAAACTGAATCTCAAAACTATGGGTACAAATTTGGTCAAGAAGAAGAAACCTACAACATTGTTGCCGCACACGGTTACTTCGGTCGCCTGATTTTCCAATACGCTTCCTTCAACAACAGCCGTTCACTTCACTTCTTCCTCGCTGCTTGGCCAGTAATCGGAATCTGGTTCACAGCATTGGGTGTCAGCACAATGGCGTTCAACTTGAACGGTTTCAACTTCAACCAATCCATCATTGATTCTCAAGGTCGTGTAATCGGTACATGGGCTGATGTAATCAACCGCGCTAACCTGGGTATGGAAGTAATGCACGAACGTAACGCTCACAACTTCCCCTTAGACTTAGCTGCTGGTGATGTTGCTCCTGTTGCTCTAACCGCACCTCCAATCAACGGTTAA
- a CDS encoding cytochrome P450 — protein MFQESMLVKIAAKEPNYNQESLIAEATKLVIPGTDTRPHTLSFAVAKLSLNPRVFQQAQAVVDQTWQSQGTINTESFKEFSYIPGIFKETLGLYSVASGSNSLEARLEIVIEGQVIPRGTKIFWSMLATTRDPEVYSRPDEFLPERWLYKSKKISQLPMIDFSSGSHPCLGEHL, from the coding sequence ATGTTTCAGGAATCAATGTTGGTGAAAATAGCTGCTAAAGAACCAAACTATAATCAGGAATCACTAATAGCAGAAGCTACTAAATTAGTAATACCTGGTACTGATACAAGACCCCATACTTTATCCTTTGCGGTAGCAAAGTTATCTTTAAATCCCAGGGTTTTTCAACAAGCACAGGCGGTAGTTGATCAAACTTGGCAAAGTCAAGGCACTATTAATACAGAAAGTTTCAAGGAATTCAGTTACATCCCCGGTATTTTTAAAGAAACTTTGGGCCTTTATTCGGTTGCTTCCGGCTCAAATTCATTGGAGGCTAGACTAGAAATAGTAATTGAAGGTCAAGTGATTCCTCGTGGTACGAAAATATTCTGGTCTATGCTTGCTACTACAAGAGATCCAGAAGTTTATTCTCGTCCTGATGAATTTCTACCAGAGCGTTGGTTATACAAAAGCAAGAAAATTAGTCAACTGCCAATGATAGATTTTAGCTCAGGTTCTCATCCTTGCTTAGGTGAACATCTGTGA
- the aroC gene encoding chorismate synthase, protein MGSTFGHLFRITTFGESHGGGVGVIIDGCPPGLEISAEEIQFELDRRRPGQSKITTPRKEADTCEILSGVFEGKTLGTPIAIFVKNKDTRAQDYDEMAQKYRPSHADATYDAKYGFRNWQGGGRSSARETIGRVAAGAIAKKVLHQVADVVVIAYVKRIKDLEGVVDTNTVTLEDVESNIVRCPDGEIANQMIELIEKTGRDGNSIGGVVECVVRNVPKGLGEPVFDKLEADLGKAVMSLPASKGFEIGSGFDGTLLTGFEHNDEFYIDENGEIRTVTNRSGGIQGGISNGENIILRVAFKPTATIRKQQKTVTKEGEETVLAGKGRHDPCVLPRAVPMVDAMVALVLCDHLLRHYGQCKVL, encoded by the coding sequence ATGGGCAGCACTTTTGGTCATCTTTTCCGTATTACGACTTTTGGCGAATCTCACGGCGGCGGTGTGGGCGTTATTATTGATGGTTGTCCTCCAGGACTGGAAATTTCTGCTGAGGAAATTCAATTTGAGTTAGATAGAAGACGGCCGGGACAAAGTAAAATTACGACTCCACGCAAGGAAGCTGACACTTGTGAGATATTATCAGGAGTATTTGAGGGGAAGACCCTGGGAACACCGATCGCAATCTTTGTGAAAAATAAAGATACTCGTGCCCAAGATTATGATGAGATGGCGCAAAAGTATCGTCCTTCTCACGCAGATGCTACTTATGATGCTAAGTATGGATTTAGAAATTGGCAAGGTGGCGGTAGGTCTTCGGCGCGTGAGACAATAGGTAGAGTTGCTGCTGGTGCGATCGCTAAAAAAGTTTTACATCAAGTTGCAGATGTGGTAGTTATCGCATATGTGAAGCGCATCAAAGATTTAGAAGGCGTAGTTGATACCAATACCGTCACATTAGAAGATGTAGAAAGCAATATTGTCCGTTGTCCAGATGGTGAAATTGCTAACCAAATGATTGAATTAATTGAAAAAACTGGTAGAGATGGTAATTCTATCGGTGGTGTAGTTGAGTGTGTGGTGCGGAATGTTCCCAAGGGTTTAGGCGAGCCTGTTTTTGATAAGTTGGAAGCAGATTTAGGAAAAGCAGTAATGTCACTTCCTGCAAGTAAAGGTTTTGAAATTGGTTCTGGTTTTGACGGAACTTTGTTAACAGGTTTTGAACATAACGACGAATTTTATATTGATGAAAATGGAGAAATTCGTACCGTAACCAATCGTTCTGGTGGTATTCAAGGAGGAATTTCTAATGGCGAAAATATCATTTTACGAGTTGCTTTTAAACCAACTGCGACAATAAGAAAACAACAAAAAACGGTGACTAAGGAAGGTGAAGAAACGGTTTTAGCAGGCAAGGGAAGACATGATCCTTGTGTTTTACCCCGTGCTGTGCCCATGGTTGATGCAATGGTGGCTTTGGTTTTATGCGACCATCTTTTACGGCATTATGGACAGTGTAAGGTATTGTAG
- a CDS encoding ADP-ribosylglycohydrolase family protein, which translates to MLGAIAGDIIGSIYEFYNIKTKDFPLFDDRCHFTDDTILTLAVAEVILNADEFPDKTKYIDKLQYIQQFKSYYGEYPSAGYGSTFIKWANSGSTEPYNSWGNGSAMRVSPIASAFDDLNIVLEEARHSAEVTHSHPEGIKGAQATAASIFLARTGYDKTAIKFYIQNCFGYNLEQTLDEIRPTYKFDVSCQGSVPQAIIAFLESTDFEDAIRNAISIGGDSDTIACITGSIAEAFYGGVPEHIAEWIFTTLDDRLWTITDKFMSQYYA; encoded by the coding sequence ATGTTGGGTGCGATCGCAGGTGATATCATTGGCTCAATTTATGAGTTCTACAATATAAAAACAAAGGACTTTCCCCTTTTCGATGATAGATGTCATTTTACAGATGACACAATATTAACCCTTGCCGTTGCTGAAGTCATTCTCAATGCAGACGAATTTCCAGACAAAACTAAATATATTGACAAATTACAATATATTCAACAATTCAAATCCTACTACGGTGAATATCCCTCTGCTGGTTATGGTAGTACTTTTATAAAATGGGCAAATTCTGGTAGCACAGAACCATACAACAGTTGGGGTAACGGTTCGGCTATGCGAGTCAGTCCCATAGCATCTGCATTTGATGACCTCAATATTGTGTTAGAAGAAGCGCGACATAGTGCAGAAGTTACTCATAGCCATCCTGAAGGCATTAAAGGCGCACAAGCAACAGCAGCATCTATATTTTTAGCCCGTACAGGTTATGATAAGACCGCTATCAAATTCTATATCCAAAATTGTTTTGGTTATAATTTAGAGCAAACTTTAGACGAGATTAGACCAACTTACAAATTTGATGTTTCTTGTCAAGGTTCTGTTCCCCAAGCCATCATTGCTTTTTTAGAATCAACTGATTTTGAAGATGCAATTCGCAATGCTATTTCTATTGGTGGAGACAGTGACACCATTGCTTGTATTACAGGTAGTATTGCTGAAGCATTTTATGGTGGTGTTCCAGAACATATTGCAGAATGGATATTCACTACATTAGATGATCGTCTTTGGACTATTACGGACAAATTTATGTCTCAATATTACGCCTAA
- a CDS encoding glyoxalase/bleomycin resistance/dioxygenase family protein, producing MQYNNIFITIATVNFDNLVNFYIQLLEQEPKNLIPDVYAEFQISSLCLGIFKPKQNYESEFAVNTKSSLSLCLEVDNLESAIAHLQSLGYPLPGDISTASHGREIYTYDPDGNRLILHQSH from the coding sequence ATGCAATATAATAATATATTCATCACTATTGCCACGGTTAATTTTGATAATTTAGTGAATTTCTATATTCAGTTACTAGAACAAGAACCGAAAAACCTGATTCCCGATGTCTATGCTGAGTTCCAAATTTCTAGCCTTTGTTTAGGTATTTTTAAACCAAAACAAAATTATGAGTCAGAATTTGCTGTAAATACCAAAAGTTCGCTAAGTTTGTGTTTAGAAGTCGATAATTTAGAAAGTGCGATCGCACATCTGCAATCTTTAGGCTATCCCCTACCAGGAGATATTTCCACAGCTTCCCACGGTCGAGAAATTTACACCTACGACCCCGACGGCAACCGTCTAATTTTACATCAAAGTCATTAG
- the ylqF gene encoding ribosome biogenesis GTPase YlqF yields the protein MSITQNYKLNLIQWYPGHIAKAEKNLKEQLKRVDVVLEVRDARIPLATNHPQMNEWVGGKSRVLVINRLDMISPQVRSLWVDWFKSQEQVPYFTNAQHGQGITAITKAAQAAGVELNQRRKDRGMLPRPVRAVVIGFPNVGKSALINRLLGKRVVESAARPGVTRQLRWVRISDQLQLLDAPGVIPSRMENQAAAVKLAICDDIGEASYDNQLVAAAFIDILNELQETHPHLLPSHPLLSRYEVDSIIHTGEAYLHILAEHRYKRDVERAARTLITDFRKGLLGTIPLEIPPH from the coding sequence ATGTCCATAACTCAAAACTACAAATTAAATCTCATTCAATGGTATCCCGGTCACATTGCCAAGGCTGAAAAAAATCTCAAAGAACAGCTAAAGCGGGTAGATGTGGTCCTAGAAGTGCGGGATGCACGTATTCCCCTAGCGACAAACCATCCGCAAATGAATGAATGGGTGGGGGGTAAATCGCGGGTATTGGTAATTAACCGATTAGATATGATTTCACCACAAGTGCGATCGCTTTGGGTAGACTGGTTTAAAAGCCAAGAACAAGTACCTTATTTTACCAATGCTCAACACGGTCAAGGTATCACAGCTATCACCAAAGCCGCACAAGCAGCAGGAGTAGAACTTAATCAACGCAGAAAAGACCGGGGAATGTTACCCCGTCCAGTCCGTGCTGTAGTTATTGGTTTTCCCAACGTTGGAAAATCAGCATTAATCAACCGTTTGCTAGGAAAGCGAGTCGTTGAAAGTGCAGCGCGTCCCGGTGTTACTCGTCAACTGCGTTGGGTGCGAATTTCCGATCAGTTGCAACTACTAGATGCTCCCGGTGTCATTCCTTCAAGAATGGAAAATCAAGCTGCAGCAGTAAAATTAGCTATTTGTGACGATATCGGAGAAGCATCGTATGATAATCAGCTAGTAGCAGCAGCCTTCATAGATATACTCAATGAACTCCAAGAAACACATCCTCATTTGTTACCATCGCACCCCTTACTTTCACGCTACGAAGTTGATTCCATCATCCATACAGGAGAAGCATATCTGCACATCTTAGCAGAACATCGTTATAAAAGAGATGTAGAACGCGCTGCGAGAACACTAATCACCGATTTTCGCAAAGGACTTTTGGGTACTATTCCTTTAGAAATTCCACCCCATTGA
- a CDS encoding NAD-dependent succinate-semialdehyde dehydrogenase — protein sequence MAIATINPATGKTLKTFDPLNNGEIAAKLDLAQWAFEEYRRTSFPERSQWLQQAANILEQEKADFAKLMTLEMGKTLKSAIAEVEKCALVCRYYAKNGPNFLADLTVKTDASQSFVRYQPLGVILAVMPWNFPFWQVFRFAAPALMAGNVGLLKHASNVPQCALGIEDIINRAGFPVGVFQTLLIGASQVADLMADHRVKAATLTGSEPAGASLAVAAGKQIKKTVLELGGSDPFIVLESADLETTVSTAVRARILNNGQSCIAAKRFILAEIIADKFEKLLLEKFHTLKIGDPLATETDIGPLATPDILQDLDQKVKIAIESGGKVLTGGSALSDIPGNFYPPTIIIDIPLDHPIAKEEFFGPVALLFRVADIDAAIKLANDIPFGLGASAWTNNETEKNRLIQEIEAGAVFINSMVKSDPRLPFGGIKRSGYGRELSIQGIHEFVNVKTVWVQ from the coding sequence ATGGCTATTGCTACCATTAATCCCGCCACTGGGAAAACGCTGAAAACTTTTGATCCACTGAATAATGGGGAAATTGCTGCTAAATTGGATTTGGCACAGTGGGCTTTTGAGGAGTATCGTAGGACTAGTTTTCCAGAGCGCTCGCAGTGGTTGCAACAAGCAGCAAATATTTTAGAGCAGGAAAAGGCAGATTTTGCCAAATTAATGACCCTGGAAATGGGTAAAACCTTGAAATCTGCGATTGCAGAAGTGGAAAAATGCGCCCTTGTTTGTCGTTACTATGCCAAAAATGGTCCTAATTTTCTCGCTGATCTCACCGTCAAAACCGATGCTAGTCAAAGTTTTGTTAGATATCAGCCTTTAGGTGTAATTCTCGCTGTCATGCCTTGGAATTTCCCTTTCTGGCAAGTTTTCCGCTTTGCTGCACCAGCACTCATGGCTGGAAATGTGGGTTTACTCAAACACGCATCCAATGTACCTCAGTGTGCTTTGGGAATAGAAGATATTATCAACCGTGCAGGTTTTCCAGTAGGTGTGTTTCAAACTTTATTGATCGGTGCTTCTCAAGTTGCCGATTTAATGGCTGATCATCGGGTAAAAGCAGCCACCTTGACGGGAAGCGAACCAGCAGGAGCTTCTTTAGCTGTTGCTGCTGGCAAACAAATTAAAAAAACCGTCTTGGAATTAGGTGGAAGTGACCCCTTTATAGTATTAGAAAGTGCTGATTTAGAAACAACAGTATCGACCGCAGTTAGAGCACGGATCTTAAATAATGGACAATCTTGCATAGCAGCTAAACGCTTTATTTTAGCAGAAATAATTGCTGATAAATTTGAAAAACTGCTGTTAGAAAAATTCCACACTCTGAAAATTGGTGATCCTCTGGCAACAGAAACAGATATCGGTCCATTGGCAACACCCGATATTCTCCAAGATTTAGACCAAAAAGTCAAAATTGCTATCGAAAGTGGTGGTAAAGTCCTCACAGGTGGATCTGCTTTATCAGATATTCCTGGGAACTTTTATCCACCAACTATTATCATAGATATTCCTTTAGATCATCCGATTGCCAAAGAAGAATTTTTTGGACCTGTAGCTTTATTATTCCGAGTTGCGGATATTGATGCTGCCATCAAATTAGCCAATGATATACCCTTTGGTTTGGGTGCTAGTGCGTGGACAAATAATGAAACAGAAAAAAATCGCCTCATTCAAGAAATTGAAGCAGGTGCAGTATTTATTAATAGCATGGTTAAATCCGATCCACGCTTACCTTTTGGGGGAATTAAACGTTCTGGGTATGGTCGAGAATTAAGTATTCAAGGCATACATGAATTTGTGAATGTAAAAACTGTTTGGGTTCAGTAA
- a CDS encoding acetolactate synthase large subunit, with product MNTADLLVQCLENEGVQYVFGLPGEENLHVLEALKNSSIQFITTRHEQGAAFMADVYGRLTGKAGVCLSTLGPGATNLMTGVADANLDGAPLVAITGQVGTDRMHIESHQYLDLVAMFAPVTKWNKQIVRPSITPEVVRKAFKRSQTEKPGAVHIDLPENIAAMPVEGKPLHKDNSEKTYAAFASIRAAAAIISQAVNPIILVGNGAIRAQASDAVTQFTTQINIPVVNTFMGKGVIPYTHPLALYSVGLQQRDFITCGFDNTDLVIAIGYDLIEFSPKEWNPDGKIPIIHIAAISAEIDSSYIPKVEVIGDISDSVNEILKLADRQGKPNPYAISLRSNIRADYEQYAHDDGFPIKPQRLIYDLRQVMGPDDIVISDVGAHKMWIARHYHCHSPNTCIISNGFAAMGIAIPGALAAKLVYPDRKVVAATGDGGFMMNCQELETALRVGTPFVTLIFNDGGYGLIEWKQENQFGKGNSCFVHFGNPNFVKLAESIGLKGYRVESATDLIPVVKEALIQDVPAVIDCPVDYRENRRFSQKAGELNCDI from the coding sequence ATGAATACGGCAGATTTGTTAGTACAGTGTTTAGAAAATGAAGGAGTGCAATATGTTTTTGGACTGCCAGGTGAGGAAAATTTGCACGTTTTAGAAGCTTTAAAAAACTCATCCATTCAATTTATTACTACTCGTCACGAACAGGGTGCAGCTTTCATGGCGGATGTTTATGGGAGGTTAACTGGTAAAGCCGGAGTCTGTCTTTCCACTCTTGGTCCTGGTGCTACTAATTTAATGACTGGGGTTGCAGATGCTAACCTTGATGGTGCACCATTAGTAGCAATTACCGGACAGGTGGGAACAGATAGAATGCATATTGAATCCCATCAATATTTAGATTTAGTGGCTATGTTTGCGCCAGTTACTAAGTGGAATAAGCAGATAGTTAGACCGAGTATTACACCAGAAGTTGTGAGAAAAGCATTCAAGCGCTCGCAAACTGAAAAACCTGGTGCAGTCCACATAGATTTACCCGAAAATATTGCTGCTATGCCCGTAGAAGGCAAACCTTTACATAAGGATAACAGCGAAAAAACCTATGCTGCTTTTGCTAGTATTCGCGCTGCTGCTGCCATAATTTCTCAAGCAGTTAATCCCATTATCTTAGTGGGAAATGGGGCGATTCGCGCTCAAGCTAGTGATGCGGTGACGCAATTCACCACCCAAATAAATATTCCAGTCGTTAATACTTTCATGGGTAAAGGCGTAATTCCCTACACTCATCCTTTAGCACTTTATTCTGTAGGATTACAACAAAGAGATTTCATTACTTGTGGTTTTGATAATACCGATTTAGTAATTGCAATTGGCTATGATTTAATTGAATTTTCTCCCAAAGAATGGAATCCTGACGGCAAAATTCCTATTATCCATATTGCTGCTATTTCAGCAGAAATTGATAGTAGTTACATTCCTAAAGTCGAAGTTATTGGGGATATTTCTGATTCAGTTAATGAAATATTAAAATTAGCAGACAGACAAGGAAAACCCAATCCCTATGCCATCAGTTTACGTTCTAATATTCGCGCTGATTACGAACAATATGCCCATGATGATGGCTTCCCAATAAAACCGCAAAGATTAATTTATGATTTGCGGCAAGTGATGGGACCAGATGATATTGTCATTTCTGATGTAGGTGCACATAAAATGTGGATTGCTAGACATTATCATTGTCATAGTCCTAATACGTGCATTATTTCCAATGGATTTGCAGCAATGGGAATTGCCATTCCTGGGGCTTTAGCTGCTAAACTTGTCTATCCAGATCGTAAAGTTGTAGCAGCTACAGGCGATGGTGGCTTTATGATGAACTGTCAAGAATTAGAAACAGCTTTGCGTGTTGGTACACCTTTTGTTACCTTAATTTTCAATGACGGTGGCTATGGTTTAATTGAATGGAAACAAGAAAATCAATTTGGTAAAGGTAATTCATGTTTTGTGCATTTTGGTAATCCTAATTTTGTCAAATTAGCCGAAAGTATAGGATTAAAAGGTTACAGGGTTGAATCAGCAACTGATTTAATTCCTGTCGTCAAAGAAGCCCTAATTCAAGATGTTCCTGCGGTAATAGATTGTCCTGTAGATTATCGAGAAAACCGCCGTTTTAGTCAAAAAGCTGGGGAGTTAAATTGTGATATTTAA
- a CDS encoding metal ABC transporter permease: MLNTLIEPLQYGFMQRSLIIAILVGLLCAVVGSYLMVQRLALLGDAISHSVLPGLAIAFMIGANIFAGAFIAGILSTMAIAFIKTRSPIKEDAAMGIVFSAFFALGVTLITVIQKSNKIDLNHFLFGNILSVTVDEVRDTSIIATIVLIVVVALYKELLFYTFDPLGAQAAGLPVNRLNFGLMLLIALTIVASMKAVGVILVLSLLITPGATAYLLVKRLHEVMILGAVIGVISSISGMYLSYFYNLPSGPAIVLVVSGLFILALLFCLVLDMEFLRPIR; this comes from the coding sequence ATGCTTAATACACTAATTGAACCGTTGCAATATGGCTTCATGCAACGTTCCCTAATTATCGCTATTTTAGTAGGCTTATTGTGTGCAGTAGTTGGTAGTTATTTAATGGTACAACGCCTAGCATTACTAGGAGATGCTATTAGTCATTCCGTATTACCAGGATTAGCGATCGCATTCATGATTGGTGCTAATATTTTTGCCGGGGCATTTATTGCCGGGATTTTAAGTACAATGGCCATAGCATTTATTAAAACCCGTTCCCCCATCAAAGAAGATGCAGCAATGGGAATAGTATTTTCAGCTTTTTTTGCCCTTGGTGTCACCCTCATTACCGTGATTCAAAAAAGCAATAAAATCGACCTCAATCACTTCCTTTTCGGTAATATTCTCAGCGTAACTGTTGATGAAGTACGAGATACAAGTATCATTGCAACGATTGTATTAATAGTCGTTGTTGCACTATACAAAGAGCTTTTATTTTACACCTTTGATCCCTTGGGCGCACAAGCCGCTGGTTTACCAGTTAATCGCCTAAATTTTGGCTTAATGTTGTTAATTGCTTTAACAATTGTTGCCAGCATGAAAGCTGTAGGAGTGATTTTAGTATTATCACTTTTAATTACTCCTGGTGCAACGGCTTATTTATTAGTCAAACGCTTGCATGAGGTAATGATTTTAGGTGCGGTAATTGGGGTTATTTCTAGTATTAGCGGAATGTATCTCAGCTATTTTTATAATTTACCTTCCGGCCCTGCAATTGTGTTAGTAGTGTCTGGTTTATTTATATTAGCTTTGTTGTTTTGTTTAGTCCTAGACATGGAATTTTTACGTCCCATCAGATGA
- a CDS encoding metal ABC transporter ATP-binding protein: MQNISFYEKFSPLRIQVEETPTQARKSTDMNSTAAINISHLGVHYRTQKALGDVNCIIKSGKVTGIFGPNGAGKSTLMKAILGLVPISSGQVLYKNQPLMQQLDQVAYVPQRSQIDWNYPATVWDVVMMGRVRKTGWLRSFSTVSRQVVKEALERVGMKELQNRPIGELSGGQQQRVFLARALTQQAEIFCFDEPFLGIDQKTQTIIFEIFHELAAENKTLLVVNHDLGQSTAHFDDLILLNCELIATGSRQEVLTEENLHRAYNGKVMYFAA; the protein is encoded by the coding sequence ATGCAAAATATTTCTTTTTACGAAAAATTTAGCCCCTTACGGATACAAGTAGAAGAGACACCCACACAAGCCAGAAAATCTACTGATATGAATTCTACAGCAGCCATTAACATCTCCCATTTAGGAGTACATTACCGGACACAGAAAGCTTTGGGGGATGTTAACTGCATTATTAAATCAGGAAAAGTGACAGGAATTTTTGGACCTAATGGTGCTGGTAAAAGTACCTTGATGAAAGCTATCTTAGGATTAGTTCCTATAAGTAGCGGTCAGGTTTTATACAAGAATCAACCTTTAATGCAGCAACTAGATCAAGTCGCTTATGTACCACAACGTAGCCAAATTGACTGGAACTATCCAGCTACAGTTTGGGATGTAGTGATGATGGGGCGTGTAAGAAAAACAGGTTGGTTGCGTAGTTTTTCCACAGTTAGCCGCCAAGTAGTTAAAGAAGCCTTAGAAAGAGTGGGGATGAAAGAATTACAAAACCGCCCCATTGGTGAACTTTCTGGAGGACAACAACAACGGGTATTTTTAGCGCGTGCTTTAACCCAACAAGCAGAGATATTTTGTTTTGATGAACCATTTCTAGGAATCGATCAAAAAACCCAAACCATAATTTTTGAAATTTTCCACGAACTAGCAGCAGAGAATAAAACTCTCTTAGTTGTTAATCACGACTTAGGCCAATCCACTGCCCATTTTGATGATTTAATCTTACTAAATTGCGAATTAATCGCCACAGGTTCCCGCCAAGAAGTCCTCACAGAAGAAAACCTCCATCGTGCTTACAACGGGAAAGTCATGTACTTTGCAGCTTAG